The following is a genomic window from Chryseobacterium sp. StRB126.
TGCTTTCAGCTCACTGAGGATATCAGGATTAATGACTCCACTTTCAAGATCAAAATTCTCATAGAATTTCGGCAATGAAAAAGTGTCCTTGATATCTGCTGCAAATTGGGGAAAGAATGTCTTGGCTGTATTCATAACATTTCCACCACCATACCCTCCGGGAGAAGTACTCATCAGAAGCATCGGTTTGTTTTGAAATACCTTCACATTAATCCTTGATGCCCAATCAAAAACATTTTTAAAAGCGGCACTGTACGATCTGTTGTGTTCTGCAAGAGAACAGATGATAACATCACATTCCTCAATGACCTTTAAAAAATGATGAGCTTCATCCGGAAACCCTTTCTTTTCAAGATCTACAGAGAAAACAGGCATCGTGAAGTCATTCAGGTCAATGAGGTTGATCTCTTCTTCCTGAAAATCCTTTAAAACAAACTTTACCAGTTCTCTGTTAATAGAAGTAGAGGAGCTGCTTCCTGCAAATGCTAATATTTTCATGGTTTTTCTTATCAAATGAAATTATTTTCTGTTTAAAATCGCTTTCGGTAGTGGAACATATTCTTGTTCATCACCCGGAACCAAAGGAAATGCCTCATGATTTTGATCGTTCCAGTTTACTTTAGCCTGGTCAATCACTTCCTTGTCAGAATTTACAAAGTTCCAGAAGATAAAACGTTCCTCATCAAAAGGCTCACCACCGAAAAGATATACCGTACCGTTTTCGCTCATATCAAACTCACAAAGCTTGGTATCTTTCGCGATCATCAGTTGTTTTGAACCATAAGAGTTCCCTTCGGTAGTTACTGTTCCATCCAAAACATACATGGCCGCTTCTCCATACAGATCTTTT
Proteins encoded in this region:
- a CDS encoding NADPH-dependent FMN reductase: MKILAFAGSSSSTSINRELVKFVLKDFQEEEINLIDLNDFTMPVFSVDLEKKGFPDEAHHFLKVIEECDVIICSLAEHNRSYSAAFKNVFDWASRINVKVFQNKPMLLMSTSPGGYGGGNVMNTAKTFFPQFAADIKDTFSLPKFYENFDLESGVINPDILSELKAKIENFKYQIKTND